The nucleotide sequence CTACTACTAATGTTACAATAATTTTTTTCATAAATTTTAAATTGAAACTCCTAAATAATTTTGTGGAGTTATTTGTTTTAATTCATTTTTCACCTCCGTTGAAACATTCAATGTGTCAATAAATGCGTGAATTGATTGTGCATTGATCACCTCGTTTGTTCGGGTTAAATCTTTCAAAGCTTCGTAAGGATTTGGATACGCTTCACGACGCAATATGGTTTGAATTGCTTCGGCAACAACTGCCCAATTGTTTTCTAAATCGCTCGCAAATTTTGATTCGTTGAGCAATAATTTATTCAATCCTTTTAAAGTTGCTTCAAACGCAATAATAGTATGACCAAAAGGTACTCCGATATTTCTTAACACGGTGCTATCGGTTAAATCGCGTTGCAAACGAGAAATTGGTAATTTTGCTGCTAAATGTTCAAAAACAGCATTGGCAATTCCTAAATTTCCTTCTGAATTTTCAAAATCAATTGGGTTTACTTTGTGAGGCATTGCAGATGATCCCACTTCGCCAGCTTTGATTTTTTGCTTGAAATAGTCCATGGAAACATACGTCCAAATATCGCGATCTAAATCAATAATAATGTTATTTATGCGTTTTAAAGCATCGCAAAAAGCCGCAAAATGGTCGTAATGTTCTATTTGTGTAGTTGGAAAAGAATGTTTTAAACCTAACACTCTTTCAACAAAATTCTCACCAAAAAATTGCCAGTCTTTATCAGGATAAGCCACTTTATGTGCGTTGAAGTTTCCGGTTGCGCCACCAAACTTAGCAGCAAACGGAATGTTGTTCAACAAACGTAATTGTTCTTCTAAACGAACCACAAAAACCAAAATTTCTTTTCCTAAACGCGTTGGCGATGCAGGTTGTCCGTGCGTACGTGCTAGCATTGGAATATCTTTCCACTCTATGCTTAATTCTTTTAATTTATTAATTAATTGAATAAAAGTGGGCATATATACTTTTTCAAAAGCATGCTTGGTTGATAAAGGTATTGCAGTGTTGTTGATATCTTGAGAGGTTAACCCAAAGTGAATAAACTCTTTATACTCTTGCAAACCTAATTGGTCAAATTTATGTTTAATAAAATACTCAACAGCTTTTACATCGTGATTGGTTGTTTTTTCGGTATTTTTTATCCACAGTGCATCTTCAGTAGTGAAATTGGTGTATATTTTTCTTAATTCCGAGAATAAATCTTTGGATACATTGGCTACTTGTGGAATTGGCAATTCGCACAGCGCAATAAAATATTCAATTTCTACTAAAACGCGATATTTTATAAGAGCTTCTTCCGAAAAATAATCTGCTAATGGAGCTGTTTTTGTTCTATATCTTCCATCGATCGGAGAAATAGCATTTAATTCTGTTAACATAAATATTTCCAATATTTTTAAAGGAACAAATATACTGAGGTTTTACAGTTAAAAAAAACTTATTTTAAATGGAATCTCAAAAAAAAAGAAGCATTTCTGCTTCTTCCTTCTTTATGATCTACTCCATTCTAAAATAGAATTTCGGTTCATTTTTACATAGTCTTCATTTCCTGCTTTTTCAGAAAGTTCTAAAGACTTTTTAGCGGTTTCAATAGCGCCTTTTTTATCGCCGTTTGCTGCTTGTATCAACGATTTCTGACGCAACATATAGAATGGTGCTTCACCGTTTTGCATACTGATTGCTTTGTTCACATAGTCTAATGCTTTTTTCACATCGGTATTTGATGTAAACAGATACACACCTGCTGCATAGTAATCTGTGGCTTTTGAATTTTCATTGATGCTTGTTTGAATGCTTTCCATTGCGATTTTGTGAGTAGGCACTGTGAAAGGTATATGTACAATGGTTTTTTCCCAAGCCATATCTATTGAGCCTTTTTCATTGCTTTCTGGT is from Paenimyroides aestuarii and encodes:
- the purB gene encoding adenylosuccinate lyase, whose product is MLTELNAISPIDGRYRTKTAPLADYFSEEALIKYRVLVEIEYFIALCELPIPQVANVSKDLFSELRKIYTNFTTEDALWIKNTEKTTNHDVKAVEYFIKHKFDQLGLQEYKEFIHFGLTSQDINNTAIPLSTKHAFEKVYMPTFIQLINKLKELSIEWKDIPMLARTHGQPASPTRLGKEILVFVVRLEEQLRLLNNIPFAAKFGGATGNFNAHKVAYPDKDWQFFGENFVERVLGLKHSFPTTQIEHYDHFAAFCDALKRINNIIIDLDRDIWTYVSMDYFKQKIKAGEVGSSAMPHKVNPIDFENSEGNLGIANAVFEHLAAKLPISRLQRDLTDSTVLRNIGVPFGHTIIAFEATLKGLNKLLLNESKFASDLENNWAVVAEAIQTILRREAYPNPYEALKDLTRTNEVINAQSIHAFIDTLNVSTEVKNELKQITPQNYLGVSI